A DNA window from Caulobacter mirabilis contains the following coding sequences:
- a CDS encoding cell wall hydrolase: MSLGLKKTLTKGLVVILATGLSACMTDYRKPAGSGRTEGVAAVSRGFSETALQRMTADMDPAMLALIQRHDGSRRVDSWGRVKGWERYDLADAPTLAEDFNFTTADAEFINALRPVGLDPPLPARPFVLKASADDRTQALECLTQAIYYESATEPVEGMQAVAQTVLNRLRHPGYPKSVCGVVYQGSQRVTGCQFSFTCDGSLARVPNAVLWDRARGVAQQALNGFVLKSVGTATHYHADYVAPYWAPTLYKIEKIGRHIFYRWTGPSGMPKAFTGRYAGGENNLSLAILEGLDARTQFQGDGLMAASAAGPGRVRTLTLAVDGTTRTYAVETVSLPGQAPRTPGALTPVRRQPTAQEIADINARLKALEDPNAPMTTAPAAPTPAPNAGDLPLGRKSP, translated from the coding sequence GTGAGCCTCGGCCTGAAAAAGACTCTGACCAAGGGGCTCGTCGTCATTCTGGCGACGGGCCTTTCCGCGTGCATGACCGACTATCGCAAGCCCGCCGGCTCCGGCCGCACCGAGGGCGTCGCGGCGGTCAGCCGCGGCTTCTCCGAGACGGCGCTGCAGCGGATGACGGCGGACATGGACCCGGCCATGCTGGCGCTGATCCAGCGCCACGACGGTTCGCGCCGGGTCGACAGCTGGGGGCGGGTGAAAGGCTGGGAGCGCTACGATCTCGCCGACGCGCCGACGCTGGCCGAGGATTTCAACTTCACCACCGCCGACGCCGAATTCATCAACGCCCTGCGGCCCGTCGGGCTGGATCCGCCGCTGCCGGCGCGCCCGTTCGTGCTGAAGGCCTCGGCCGACGACCGGACCCAGGCGCTCGAATGCCTGACCCAGGCCATCTACTACGAGTCCGCCACCGAGCCCGTCGAGGGCATGCAGGCCGTCGCCCAGACGGTGCTGAACCGCCTGCGCCATCCGGGGTATCCGAAGTCGGTCTGCGGCGTTGTCTACCAGGGCTCGCAGCGTGTGACCGGCTGCCAGTTCAGCTTCACCTGCGACGGTTCGCTGGCGCGGGTCCCGAACGCCGTGCTGTGGGACCGCGCCCGCGGCGTGGCCCAACAGGCGCTGAACGGCTTCGTGCTGAAGTCGGTGGGCACGGCGACCCACTACCACGCCGACTATGTCGCCCCCTATTGGGCGCCGACCCTCTACAAGATCGAGAAGATCGGTCGGCACATCTTCTATCGCTGGACGGGGCCGTCGGGCATGCCGAAGGCCTTCACGGGCCGCTACGCCGGTGGCGAGAACAACCTGTCCCTGGCCATCCTGGAAGGGCTCGACGCCCGCACTCAGTTCCAGGGCGACGGTCTGATGGCGGCCTCGGCGGCTGGGCCCGGCCGCGTGCGGACCCTGACCCTGGCCGTCGACGGGACCACCCGCACCTACGCCGTCGAGACCGTCAGCCTGCCGGGCCAGGCGCCGCGCACGCCGGGTGCTCTGACCCCGGTCCGCCGCCAGCCGACCGCGCAGGAGATCGCCGACATCAACGCCCGGCTCAAGGCGCTGGAGGACCCGAATGCGCCGATGACCACCGCGCCGGCTGCGCCGACGCCCGCGCCGAACGCCGGGGACCTGCCGCTGGGCCGCAAGTCGCCCTAG